One segment of Halomonas sp. TD01 DNA contains the following:
- the rpsU gene encoding 30S ribosomal protein S21, which produces MPSVKVRDNEPFDVALRRFKRSCEKAGVLSEVRRREHYEKPTAERKRKAAAAVKRHAKKIQREQKRFERLY; this is translated from the coding sequence ATGCCTTCTGTAAAAGTACGTGATAACGAGCCGTTTGACGTCGCCCTGCGTCGCTTCAAGCGTTCTTGCGAAAAAGCCGGTGTTCTTTCTGAAGTACGCCGCCGCGAGCACTATGAGAAGCCGACTGCTGAGCGTAAACGCAAAGCGGCAGCTGCCGTAAAACGCCACGCCAAGAAGATTCAGCGTGAGCAAAAGCGTTTCGAACGGCTCTATTGA
- the tsaD gene encoding tRNA (adenosine(37)-N6)-threonylcarbamoyltransferase complex transferase subunit TsaD, producing the protein MRVLGIETSCDETGVAIYDTSHTGGSGLLADALYSQIAMHAEYGGVVPELASRDHTRKLLPLIEQVLHDAKMTRRDLDGIAYTAGPGLVGALMVGASTAHGMARALDIPVLGVHHMEGHLLAPMLEDDAPDFPFVALLVSGGHTQLVEVQALGHYQLLGESVDDAAGEAFDKAAKMLGLAYPGGPHVAKLAEQGDPKRFRFPRPMTDRPGLDFSFSGLKTHTLTAIRQLDAAGELDTQAKADVARAFEEAVVDTLVIKCRRALDQTGLKRLVVAGGVSANQRLRERLAIETEKRDARSYYPRGRFCTDNGAMIAYVGAQRLAAGEHDESGVMKATPRWPLDTLTPT; encoded by the coding sequence ATGCGCGTACTGGGCATTGAAACGTCTTGCGATGAAACGGGCGTCGCGATTTACGATACTTCGCACACAGGCGGCAGCGGTCTGCTTGCCGATGCGCTGTATAGTCAAATTGCCATGCACGCCGAATATGGCGGTGTGGTACCCGAGCTGGCTTCTCGAGACCATACACGCAAGCTATTGCCGCTGATTGAGCAGGTGTTGCACGACGCCAAAATGACACGGCGCGATTTAGACGGCATTGCCTACACTGCAGGCCCGGGGCTAGTAGGCGCACTGATGGTTGGGGCCAGTACAGCGCACGGCATGGCGCGCGCTCTGGATATCCCGGTACTTGGCGTACACCACATGGAAGGCCACCTATTGGCCCCTATGCTGGAAGACGACGCCCCTGACTTTCCCTTCGTAGCCTTACTAGTCTCTGGTGGGCACACTCAGCTTGTCGAAGTACAAGCTCTCGGGCACTACCAGTTACTTGGTGAATCAGTCGATGATGCCGCTGGCGAGGCCTTTGACAAAGCGGCCAAAATGCTTGGGCTTGCCTATCCTGGCGGCCCTCACGTTGCTAAGCTTGCCGAGCAAGGCGACCCAAAGCGATTTCGCTTTCCACGACCAATGACCGACCGCCCCGGCTTGGACTTCAGCTTTTCCGGCTTAAAAACCCATACGCTGACCGCTATTCGTCAATTAGACGCTGCTGGCGAGCTAGACACCCAGGCCAAGGCTGATGTGGCGAGAGCATTTGAAGAAGCGGTAGTAGATACGCTGGTTATCAAATGTCGCCGCGCATTGGATCAAACCGGATTGAAACGCCTAGTGGTAGCAGGCGGCGTTAGTGCCAATCAACGCCTGCGCGAACGCCTAGCGATTGAAACAGAGAAACGTGACGCACGATCTTATTATCCTCGCGGGCGCTTTTGCACCGACAACGGCGCGATGATCGCTTATGTAGGTGCACAGCGATTGGCGGCGGGTGAGCACGATGAAAGTGGCGTTATGAAGGCTACGCCGCGCTGGCCGTTAGACACCTTAACACCTACCTAA